A window of Juglans regia cultivar Chandler chromosome 7, Walnut 2.0, whole genome shotgun sequence contains these coding sequences:
- the LOC108986599 gene encoding cytochrome P450 78A3-like: MKTEVESLWLFALITSKCQALTQASIAWQILVMCMLTWLAMTLIFWAHPGGPAWGSYVWRNGKSESAVKKPIIPGPRGLPLVGSMSLMASLAHHRIAAAAEACGAKRLMAFSLGNTRVIVTCNPDVAREILNSSVFADRPVKESAYSLMFNRAIGFAPFGVYWRTLRRIAATHLFSPKQIKASEAQRFEIASQMVAIFGDKGKSSFSVREVLKRASLNNMMCSVFGCKYRLDTSNREVEELQRMVGEGYELLGLLNWSDHLPWLADFDCQRIRLRCSKLVPEVNQFVSRFIAEHQTRNSESEGDSSRDFVDVLLSLHGPERLSDSDMIAVLWEMIFRGTDTVAVLMEWILARMVLHPDIQSKVHEELDKVVGRTRAVVQADMAMLGYLTAVVKEVLRLHPPGPLLSWARLANDDTIIDGYHVPKGTTAMVNMWAITRDPQVWREPLEFMPERFLTNENETEVEFSVFGSDLRLAPFGSGRRICPGKTLGLTTVSFWVASLLHVYEWLPSDNNKVDLSEVLKLSCEMANPLTVTLRPRRRLNLS; the protein is encoded by the exons ATGAAAACAGAAGTAGAGAGCCTCTGGCTGTTTGCTCTGATCACCTCCAAATGCCAAGCCTTGACACAAGCAAGCATTGCATGGCAAATTCTAGTCATGTGTATGCTGACTTGGCTAGCCATGACCCTTATTTTCTGGGCTCACCCTGGTGGCCCGGCATGGGGTAGCTACGTTTGGAGGAATGGAAAATCTGAATCAGCGGTCAAAAAGCCAATAATTCCAGGTCCGAGAGGGTTGCCTCTAGTTGGCAGCATGAGCCTGATGGCCTCCCTCGCCCACCACAGGATTGCTGCGGCGGCGGAGGCATGTGGCGCCAAGCGCCTCATGGCCTTTAGCCTCGGCAATACTCGCGTCATCGTCACGTGTAACCCGGACGTGGCAAGAGAAATCCTGAACAGCTCTGTGTTTGCTGATCGTCCCGTAAAGGAGTCCGCCTACAGCTTGATGTTCAACAGAGCAATCGGGTTCGCTCCTTTCGGGGTATATTGGCGAACACTTCGTAGAATCGCGGCCACGCACCTTTTCTCCCCAAAACAAATCAAAGCTTCTGAGGCGCAGAGGTTTGAAATCGCTTCTCAAATGGTGGCAATATTTGGGGACAAAGGAAAGAGCTCCTTCAGTGTGCGTGAAGTGCTTAAACGTGCTTCGCTAAACAACATGATGTGCTCGGTGTTTGGATGCAAATACAGATTGGATACCTCAAACAGGGAAGTGGAAGAGCTACAGAGGATGGTGGGTGAAGGGTACGAGCTTTTGGGTCTGCTGAATTGGTCCGACCACCTGCCATGGCTAGCCGATTTTGATTGCCAAAGAATCCGCCTCAGATGCTCCAAGCTCGTGCCGGAAGTGAACCAGTTTGTCAGCCGATTCATCGCCGAACACCAGACTCGAAACAGCGAAAGTGAAGGTGACAGCAGCAGGGATTTTGTTGACGTTTTGCTCTCTCTTCATGGCCCGGAAAGGCTATCGGACTCCGACATGATCGCCGTTCTTTGG GAAATGATTTTCAGAGGTACAGACACGGTGGCAGTTCTAATGGAGTGGATACTCGCGAGGATGGTGCTTCACCCAGATATCCAATCAAAGGTCCACGAGGAGCTCGATAAGGTTGTTGGAAGAACACGAGCCGTAGTCCAAGCTGACATGGCGATGTTGGGGTATCTAACGGCTGTTGTGAAGGAGGTGCTAAGGCTACACCCACCGGGCCCACTTTTATCATGGGCACGCTTAGCCAACGATGACACGATCATCGATGGGTATCACGTGCCCAAAGGGACCACAGCAATGGTAAACATGTGGGCCATAACAAGGGATCCGCAAGTGTGGAGGGAACCACTGGAATTTATGCCCGAGAGGTTTCTTACTAATGAGAATGAGACTGAGGTGGAATTCTCGGTGTTCGGGTCGGATCTTAGGCTAGCACCATTTGGGTCAGGAAGGCGGATTTGCCCGGGCAAGACCCTAGGCTTGACCACGGTAAGCTTTTGGGTAGCCTCACTTTTACACGTGTATGAGTGGCTACCATCCGATAATAATAAGGTTGACCTATCAGAGGTACTGAAGCTCTCTTGCGAGATGGCTAATCCTCTGACAGTTACGTTGCGCCCTAGACGTAGACTGAACCTATCTTAA